Below is a window of Cydia splendana chromosome 3, ilCydSple1.2, whole genome shotgun sequence DNA.
actttagaGGATGGCCTACATAATTTTTAGGATGTTTAAAAGAACAGTTGCACTGTAATCACAGTAtctgctatcaaaattgctgccaaCATagctggtctaactctagttaaaatttattttttatgtaggtaattatttcCACAAGTTCACTGCTAAACTATGCTCATTGTACTATTGTTTTGGAGATGCATTGTGGTGGAAGATAAGGATAAAATTTTGTTGCTAACAGATCTGGACTTTTAAAATGTATGTTTGTCTATTTTTTAATTCCAGTTTACATTAATGGGATACATGATTGAAGGAGGAGGTAGTAAGACCATGTCTAAAACCAAGGAGTGGTTAGAGAACTACCCCAAGGATGTTCATAAACTCCTCAGCCTGCTGACGAGAGTCATTATTGATTATTTAATCATGCAGGTAAACATGGTTTAATGTAACATGAACATAGCTTCCATTTATTcaatttgtaattaattttattgtaactgACCAATAATTGTCCATTAAActtataatccagtaactttgtcgaattttgtaacctggctcttttgcgtcaaatccggtagttccgGGTTCTGATTGTATTTGTTGGCTAAGTAAGTgtagtgagtatgcacttttgtctcaggcgatgccgcttggcacaattgcttctaaggtcaaacaaagctgatttgccgtgcctaccccccaaaaaaggGGGGGGAAATGGTCGgctccaatctatgctatattcttCCTGCTCTttgcaactagggcaagttatatatcattttcatataatttaaggACGAGCACATTATATTCATACCTTTAAAACAccaagttaagtgttttttttttacatttttaacctttgactttggccataattacatttctatggaaatcgtcactcaaTCCGCTAATATATAGCCACAAAAATGTATGACTGTTGAAGTGATACTTCATAGAATAAGgaatccctaaattatatgaaaatgatatattacttgccctagttgctaagagcagggagaaatatagcatagattggacctggtaATCCGACCCTTGCGCCTCccttttttggggggtaggcacggtacgatctcaagctacctggccaaatcagctttgtttgaccttaggaacaatcgtgccaagctgcatcgcctgagacaaaagtgcatactcactgcacttacttaccctacgaatacaatttcaaaaaattataaattttgaaaggttttatttcggaaactactAAAATCTAGTaactagatgtacagagacaattctagtctcgtattgtagcaaatttagtccaatttaaaaacgtcctgagaaggcattatcaaaaactagtcctttagggttataatcgcccaaatctaaaagaaaaccgaaattttcgcgggtttttcgatatttgacaaagttgcgttcggcgctcgtagtcacaaacttgtattattcattgggcctacaatgccaacatcataaacacgtctgcaaaaaatcagaactaccggatttaacgcaaacgcgaaatgtataaaattactgtattattaCGAGGAGTGTAAGAATAACTATTATTATTCACTCTTTGAACTTTTGAACTCGAGGAAATTACCAATTGTGTTTTGATTTAGAAAAAAACGCTTGTTGACGGAATTGGCCGCATTGACCGAGAAGAAGACTAATAATTGAAGAGTCCAATTGATAACCATGTTTGTTATCTTGCAGGTTGAAAGTGGAGCTCAATTGCTACAGGTGTTCGAGTCCAGTGCCGACCATCTCACAAGGCAACAATTTATTGAATTCTCTGCGCCATACTTGAAAGACATTAGAAGTGGAGTGCTTCAAAAAATCAAGGACAGGAATTTGGAAAATGTTCCAATGGTAAAGTTTgacttttaacacattcactaccAACGTTTCCTAGCGCTACGCATGTAGCCGATcccagcgttttcccgctttgtaggGGAAAGccactacgaacagagaacccgccgaGCGGATTCCCGGCACTCAATGTGTTAAGTGCCTACCTTAGATTATTATTAATTCAGTAAACATTTTCatattttgtgaaataaatgggTACCTAGTAAAACGTAGTCtttcaaacaactttgtcagtagaaaaaggcgcgtaaTTCAATACACTAcatcttcgcgcctacatttaaTACACTACatacggaaatggcttgacagacttcaaaataactatttttatttacagACAGTGTTTGCAAAGGGAGGAGGACATTCCTTAGATGTACAAGCTAAACTAGGGTATGAAACTCTCGGATTAGACTGGACTGTAGACCCTATAGAAGCCAGGAAGATTGTTGGAGACAACATCACGTTGCAAGGCAACCTTGACCCACAAGATTTATATAAATCTCCGGTATGTgctcatttgtttgtttaaaaaCTTTATGCAGGTGGCACGCACTGTGATATTGTAAGCTTAACCTAGAAATAAGTAATCTTAGGCCCCATTTAGACGGATCTTGCATGCGATTTTGGTTACATCGCGGTATTTTATTGCTTGACTGAATACAATTATACTCTGTACTCTGTAGTTAGCAATTTATTGAATATTGCATACAAGTTCTCGCGTCGTGTAAATGGGGCTTTACAGCTCTCTTTCCATACAATGCTGCCCTTACTTGATAAGTTTTATGAGAGGTATGGCAAAAATATTGATCAACAAAcatcaaatataaaacatattGATTACATCAAATCTACTACCTAACAGAGACACCAATTTTACATTGCAGGAGGAAATCAGACAAATGACGATAGATATGGTACGAAAATTCGGCAAGCACAGATACATTGCCAATTTAGGCCACGGAATAACCCCGCAGACTCCACTGGAGAGTATGACGGCGTTTACTGAGGCTGTCCATGAAGcactttaaaataatacattattgTTGGATTGCTTTAAGATGAAGCTTGAAAGCTCTTTCTAAATTCGGACATCTTAAAAAAATGTAACTATACATATGGTGGTCTCACAAAGAATGGCTCGGCACAATTAATTAAGCTAGTTGGTTTTCGTTATTGTTATATTAATTTTGGTATTAAATGGTTTATTGTTTCTGAAAAGTGtatttattaaagaaacaaTTATGTACAGGATACTATAATTACATAGAATAAGTTGTTTTTGTGTTTGTTCCGGGCATTTCTTCATCATGGCTTCCAACTGACTTTTTCACATActgaaaataagaaaataattatagtttcacatacatacataatattttttttttgtaaaaggaTGTTTATGAACCGTATAAAGCTACTAAACTATGATGATTGATGTGACTCAAAGCAAAGAGTTATTAATAGTAGAAGAGGCATAAAATCTAAGTAAGAAAAACCGTGACATGTTCATGATTAGCTTAATTAGTACGCCTCAGCCGTAAAAGTAATCAGTTTGATAAAGCACTACTTTCCCAAGAAATATGTAACATGTCGCTCAAATTAAGACGAATTGAAATACCTATCAGTAAAGAGACCATTTGACTTTGACCGTGTTAAATTTGTCAAatatcaaaaagtatcgccatctacccGAGAGTacgccaaaggtatggcgccatcgctcgtaAAAATGGATGGATGGAcggtttttgatatttaacacatatcagtgaaagaataaggatcaaagtcaaatggcgttctaatagTTAATAAATTGTGTCGACAGATGGCCTTAAAATGTaatgactacataatttactttgacaatatttcactagtctaaattctctttgctatcaGGCAGATAATGCCCACCAGTTACCTGAGGATTGACTTGAATCTGCTCATCCATTTCCTGTATATACTGATGCAGCTTAGTGCAGGCGGCCATCTGCTGTTCTAGCACGCACAACGTCTCGGGCGAGGCGTACTTCTCCGGGCTGTCCAGGAACACCACCATGCCGTCCTTCTGGTTTATCATGGCGTATATTTCACCCTCCTCAATCTGCAAATAGTAatcaattttcaaatattataaaatattattttaaattttcaaaaaaaaacaaatcaaaaacaCCCTCTAATTCGCCGCCAGCGGGCAGGGTGCCGAAAAGCAGAAACACTCCTGACTTCGAGCGGGCAAACTCGGCtgcgttcggctcagcattgctccgagcaattatagggtagggttgacacaacttgccgtccctttgcgtgcacgaccacagataagataacttgaattttgacgaccctaaactgaaaatcataattagattccaaaaaaagtaagacagtgttgccactttttactagagcgtcttgtatttatgtaaaaataagtaaataaaagtactttttttatatcgtaggagtaaaattaccaataaataaattatcttagcgtgtttatttataaaaagaaatttactattttacaaacaaattattgcagtggcaactttgtcttactttttttggaatctatttaCGACTCGGAATttaaatagccgaaaggtatTGTGCCatataagttagaaagggatatcatgattcgaccctgaatcgctgtcaaacttcgattttgtaggaagtgtcctttctgtacggtagtatactattagtactattacttattctgtgccaaaaggctggccgcattgccccgtTGAATGACGATGCTTATTCTCTGGGCGAAGTACTGGCCAGCCCTTTGGTCACGCGTGGCATCTACCAATACACTAGTTTTTTTAGTACTAGCTgttgtaatttaatttcatttcttaACTCATAAGTTCATTCTtataaatttaattactaatgcccgttgaatcCAGAGAATTCCTAACTCTCTGGGCTCTAATGTTCTGTACCTTGCAACTTGCAATACCGGCCGCTCTAAGaatacttctttttgacattagtccacaggaacagagaatgtgcattgcagtctcctctgactcctggcagaatctgcatgtcgcatcttgtttcttttCAATTTGAAACATGTGTTTGTTCAACTTAGTGTCCAGTCACTGTATACAAAAAACAACCCTATTTTCTATTTACCATATTAAGAATGTAGGTCTCTGCCTGCGCGGGGCCGGCGAGCTGCACGCGGGCCGCCACGTCGCTTAGGGAAAGCGTCAAGAATGTTTTTGTAAGCCTTTGAATGTTCTTCTTGTACATAGAGTTTAAAACCTGAAATAAGACGAATGAAGAGGTTAAAATGTTAGTATTTATGCGAAtaatttgcaaaaaaaatggtACAAAGTTAAGGCCTTCAttgagttttaatttaataacgttTAATCGATAGCATTGTGtcacgaaaattataaaattacctatagttggtcaagcagatcttgtcagtagaaaaaggcggcaaatttgaaaaatgtaggcgcgaagggatatcgtcttatagaaaattttaatttcgcgcctttttctactgacaagatttgcttgaccgtctatatataaatataatacatgCATTGTATTCAATTCTACAAGATACCTACGTTTACAGCTCACACCAACACACTCACGTGTATTTGATATTTTGCCATCTGTAATTTTCTTTTCACGATCATTTGAAGGTAAAAAAGCGatactcctaactgtacatcggtggaccttattacaaaaggcataaggtccactgatgtacagttaacagtgtgggcggtggTACGTAGTTGGGAGACAAGACATTGCGGCCGCGCGTACATTTGCCTCGGACGAATTGccgcggcaatttcctcgcaAGGCAACTCGTTCTGTGTGGACCACCTATTTAAGTATAATGCATGTGAAGAATCCCCCGGGGGCATAGCTAATAGTCCACATAAACACTTACTTGATTAACTATTCCCATGTTCTTGTCCCTCACGAAGGTCTCTCGGTGTTTGATGGCCGCGTGCTGCGACGTTGCCAGCTCATGGTAAGCCACCGACAGGGGCTTCAGAAACCTTCCTACCACTTGCGATGTGTATTTCGGCATGGGTAGAATCTGCAATGACGGAATAAGTCaagtaataaatttaaaaactgaAAAGTATAAAGGTAGGCACTAGGTTCTAGCAAGTAGGTACTGTCAAAAATGTCAATAGATAAAAGGTCTACTAGGTTAATGTTTAATTTCGTTTGGTATGGAAGAAGGATCACGTGCCGAGCGAGTGGCACGAGGAGGAGTGGCCTCACAGAGAATAGGGACAGCCCGCCCGCGAGACACTGTTGCGGCGCACTAGTGCTTAACCTATTAAGTAGACCCTACCTGTAAGTGTACTGTCAAAATTTGATTAATAAAAACTCACCTTTCCATGTAAGATGAGTGAAACTAAAATGTACTTTTTGTAGGCTT
It encodes the following:
- the LOC134806509 gene encoding uroporphyrinogen decarboxylase, coding for MDYTNKDFPKLKNDRLLRAALGQEVDKVPVWVMRQAGRYLPEFQQVRAQHDFFTVCRTPELACEVTLQPLRRYEHLDASIVFSDILVIPQALGMTVEMHPGLGPVFPKPLGGPSEIDQLQEEGAVSRLLYVGKAITLTRHKIEGKVPLIGFTGAPFTLMGYMIEGGGSKTMSKTKEWLENYPKDVHKLLSLLTRVIIDYLIMQVESGAQLLQVFESSADHLTRQQFIEFSAPYLKDIRSGVLQKIKDRNLENVPMTVFAKGGGHSLDVQAKLGYETLGLDWTVDPIEARKIVGDNITLQGNLDPQDLYKSPEEIRQMTIDMVRKFGKHRYIANLGHGITPQTPLESMTAFTEAVHEAL